A window of Negativicutes bacterium contains these coding sequences:
- a CDS encoding undecaprenyl-diphosphatase, with the protein LLSETEWAILAVGTIVAFVVSLLAIRFLMRYIQKNDFSVFGWYRIVLGIAVLVYFGLLA; encoded by the coding sequence TTTGCTGAGCGAGACCGAGTGGGCGATCCTGGCTGTCGGTACGATCGTGGCTTTTGTGGTTTCCCTCCTTGCCATTCGTTTTCTGATGCGCTATATTCAGAAAAATGACTTCTCCGTCTTCGGTTGGTATCGGATTGTTCTGGGGATTGCCGTTTTGGTTTATTTC